A segment of the Chloroflexota bacterium genome:
CCTCACCCCCGACCCCTCTCCCGCACACAGGGAGAGGGGTCGGGGGTGAGGGCCGACAACAACTCCAGAGCCTGGTTGAGGGGTCGGGGTCGGTGCGGGTTCGCCGCACGGATCTCGGCCCCTCATGCAATCTGAGGTTGTGTTCGGTGACCTACTTGTACTGCTCCACCAGGGCAATCAGTTGCTCGACGGTCCAGCCGGCTTGACAGCACAGCGACCGCATCGTGCCGCGTGGAATCTGCTTACCATGCGTCGCCACGGTGACCGTCCAGCTTCCGCCCTGGGTCACCTTCGTGTACACATAGTACGTCGCCATGCCGGATGTGATGGGTGTGTCATCCCGACCCCATTCGGCAAGCTCAGGGCAAGCTACGCGAGGCACGAGCGGAGAGGGATCTTCCCCGCAGGGGTGTCCAGGGGAAGATCCCTCGACTGCGCTCGCACGCTCGCTCCGCTCGGGATGACGGGTACGACGACGCCCTCTGCGTCGTGGAGTAATAGTCGGTGCCCCGCCGATTGCGAAGGATGAAGCCCTCACCCTCCAGCATCTTGATGACGAGCCGGGGCGGAAGGAGGGGCGGCTCCACCACCCTCGTAGAGATCGTCTTCCCGCTCAGCCTCAAGGTGAAGCGCTATCGTCTTCTCCACAGATGCCCCCTCCTTGACCACACCACAATAGCAAGCGGAGCCGGGCAACTCGGGACGACGATGCGAATCGCACGCGGGTGCGACTGACCGGCAGA
Coding sequences within it:
- a CDS encoding type II toxin-antitoxin system HicA family toxin; translated protein: MATYYVYTKVTQGGSWTVTVATHGKQIPRGTMRSLCCQAGWTVEQLIALVEQYK